The Coraliomargarita parva sequence GTCTGGCGGGCTGGTTTTTGACGGACGGCTATGTGTTTTGGCCGAAGGAGGCAGTGCGCTACACCGAGTTTGCCGAGCTGCGTAACGAGCTGGTTGAGGCAGGTCGTCTCGGCGAGGATGCACACGGCGAGGATAGCCAGGAACTTCGTTTGGCCTGGGAACGCCATGCCAGGGAGATGGGCTACAAACGGAATTTTCCGAGTGAGCGAACGGATGCCTCGATTCGTGAGCAGCGCGTGATTGGCTGGGTACTGATGGCGGGGGCTGCGATTTTTGGCGCGTGGATCGCGTGGAACCACAAATTGCGCGTGCGCGCTGAAGGAAACGTGGTGATCGGTGTGTCGGGTCAGCGGGTCGAGCTGGATTCCATTATCGCGATCGACCGGAAAAAATGGAAGAAGAAGGGCATTGCCTACGCCATCTACGAGAGCGAAGGCAAGCAGCGCCGCCTCTGTCTGGACGACCATAAATTTGCCGGCTGCGAAGCCATTATTCTGGAGGCCGAGCGCCGGATTAAAGAACGCTCCAATTCGTCCGAGTAAAACTGCCCAAGTCGCTGTTCCGTTGGCTCTAAAACGGCAATTGGAACCGGAGGGTGACCGAGCCGAACTCCTGGTTGCTGACCTGTCCCTTGAATTCGTCGGTCCGGATGGTGTGGGAGAACATCAACTCGGCGGAGCCGTAGCGGAGGCCCAGTCCGAAGATGCATTCGCCGACCAACGGCTTGGAGTCGACGGCTCCGTCGTAGTCGCGGAACAGGGGGCCATCGAGTGTGATGTCGTGAAGGACGGCGTAGCCGCGCAGGCCGCCGAAGCTGATGATGGAAAGCGGAGCGGCATCCGGAGCTTCCTGACGGAAGAGTTCGTGCCCGTAGCTGCCGACCTGAACCCGCGGTGTGGAGTAGGTGGCCGGTAGGTTGTAGCCGAAACGGATCAGGGCGCCGAGGTAGGCGTCGGTACGGAAATTACCCAGTGCACCGCCCCATTCCGTGTAGCCGTCCAACTGCAGGGGCCAGTCTTCGCTGAAATCCAGAGCTGAGAGGCGCTGCTTGTGGTCCAGATGCAGGTTCAGGGTGGGTTCGGCCGGCACCTGGCTCTTCCAGCCCTGGTAGATCGGACTGTTCGAGATGTTCTCATGAACCCACTTCTGTGTATCATCGGCATAGCTGAGGTCTCCAGTGGTGCCCAGGGTCAGGGTGACGCTGCTGACCGAGACGTCGTCCTTGACGTGAAGGGAGGTTTCGAGTCCAAGCCAGCCGGCATAGGGGCGTTCGCCTTTGGGGGCCTGATCGACTTCGTCATTGTCGGGCGTAAACATGAGCTGGCTCAGGCCGAAGCCCCAGGCGAATCGAAGCTCTCCTTCGCCCGATAGTCGCCATTGCTGGAAGGGAATCATGTCGCTGGCACCGGAGAGCCGGTACAGGCTATTGAGGAGGGAGCCGTGCATTTCCTCGTCCGGGGCAAATTCGCGGATGAATCCCACTCGGGCGCCATTGGTGTAGTCCCTGTCGGTACCGGTGAGGAGATCGTTGTCCCATTGACCGATGATCTGCCAGTTCGGCTCGGGCGCTTCGGAGGCGGCAAGGTTATGCAGAGGGAGCAGGCTACAGAGCAGTGCGGCGCAGGCGGAAATTTTCATACTCCGGATCTTTGCCTGATATCCACGCTGGTCAACCAAGCGGCAAGATGTATAACGCGCTTTAATGGAATCGATACGAGCCAAGTTTCCCCATGTCAGTGAAGCCTCCTGGGCCTTGCTGGAACAGTGGGCGGTTTTGATCAAGGACTGGAACGACAAAATCAACCTGATCTCCCGAAAGGATATCGAGCATCTGGAGGAACGTCACCTCGCGCACTGCCTTGCGATTACGAACCATCTCAAGCTGATGAATGGCGCACGGGTGATGGACGTCGGCACCGGCGGTGGCTTTCCCGGGCTGATTATGGCCATCTGCTACCCGCAGGCCCATTTCACGCTGATCGATTCCATCGGCAAGAAGATCGGGGTGGTGCAGGATATTGCGACCAAGCTGAAGCTGAAGAACGTCGAGGCCCGCCAGGTCCGCGCGGAACAGGTGAACCGCCAGTTTGACTTTATCACCGGCCGGGCGGTCAAGAACCTGCCGGAATATTTCAGCTGGATTAAAGGCAACCTGCGCCGCGGCCAGCGCAACTCGATTCCGAACGGGGTACTCTACTGGAAGGGCGGCGAGCTGGAGCCCGAACTCGAAGCAATCGGCATCCGACCGCGCCTCACGATTGATCTCCAGGAGGAACTTGGGGACGACTATTTCGAGCAGAAATACATTCTGCACTTCGACGCACGGGACGTGCCCCGGGCCAAGTCGCCCCGCTAAGCCGTATTCAAAATTTGGTGACTATTTCCCTTTGAGGAAATCGCGGCTGGCCCGCTTGAGCTTTTTGATCCGGGTCTCGTTTTTCTTGAGGTCGCGCTTGTCCATCTTGTCGATGAAAAGTTCCCCGTTGAGGTGGTCGACTTCGTGCAGGATGCAGCGGCCGAGAAGGCCGTCGGCCTCAATCACATGGGGGTTGCCGTTGAGGTCCTGGAACGCGCAGCGCACGCCGATCTTGCGAACCACTTTGCCGCGCACATCCGGAAAGGAGAGGCAGCCTTCCTCGTAGACATCCTCGTGGTCGTCGATGATGGCGACCTTGGGATTGCAGAGCGCGAGCGGCATGATCAGGTCGAGCGGCGGCTTCTTGCCGTCGAAGCTGTAGTCGAAGGCCGGTTCCGCGCCCTCCGGCGGACGTACGTCGACGACGCAGAGCTGCAAGGCTTCGTTCACCTGCTGGGCGGCCAAGCCGATGCCTTCCTCCTCGTACATGGTTTCGAACATGTCTTCGGCGAGCTGACGAAGCTCGTCGTTGAAATCGGTGACCGGCTTACCGACCTCGCGGAGGATCGGCTCGCCATAGTAGGTGACTCGTAGGCGCATCAACAACAAGGTGGAAGGGGAATCGATTGATGTAAAGCTTATGGCGTTTTCTTCATTTTCTTGCCAGCATGTTGGAATAGGAAGCCCCTTTCATCTATCTTGCATGATACCCTATGGCTGGAATTGCTAAAAAATCGTTTGTCTTTCATCTGCTCGCGTTCTGTGCGGGCCTTATTGGGGGACCTGCTGTGCAGGCCGCACCGGTACAGGCCGAGCACGCCCGGGTTGAATTGGTTTCCGAGGCGGATGCAATCGTTCCCGGGCAGGTGCTGAATCTGGCCCTGCATTTTGAACTGGAGGAGCACTGGCATATCTATTGGAAAAACCCCGGAGCCAGCGGCCTACCGGTCGAAGTGGTGTGGGGGCTGCCGGAGGGCTTTGTGGCCGGACCGATTCAATGGCCGTCACCCGAGCGGATCGAAATGGCAGGCCTGATCAATTACGGGCATGAGGCTGAGGTCACCTTCATCGTGCCGGTGGAAGTCCCGGCAGATTATCCCCAGGGGCAAGCGGTCACGCTTTCGGCCGAGGCCTTTTGGCTGATCTGCAAGGAGGTCTGCCTGCCGGGGGAGGCGTCGCTTGAGCTTGAATTGCCGTCCGCCGGCAGTGCATCGCCGTCGAGCCATGCGGATTTGTTTGAGGCCGCCCGTTCGAGCCAGCCGGAAGCCAGCGGTCCGTGGACAGTCCGCGGCGCGATCGAGGGGAATGAGCTGGTCCTTGATCTCGAAAGTAGCGGAGCGCCTTTGCCGGCCGACCTCTATTTCTATGCCGGCTCGGAGGGCATCGTGGACCCGAATGCCGCCCAGTCTGTCGCCTTTACCGGCGAAGCGACCCTGCGTTTGCGTGCGCCCCTGGACACGCCGTTTTTTGACCGCGAACGGCCGGATCGGATCGAAGGAGTCCTGCAAGCCGAATCCGGTAACTGGCAGGTCGACTTTCCCCTCGGTCTGGACGGTCAGCCGAAGGTCTCCGGAGGTGCCGGTGCCGTGGGCAAGTACATGCCGGAGTCGACCGGGTTGGAGGGGGCTTTGCTCAAATTGGGGATTCCCGGATGGCTGGCGCTTGCCTTTCTCGGAGGCCTGATCCTGAACATCATGCCCTGTGTCCTGCCGGTACTTTCCCTGAAGGTGTTTTCCCTGTTGAAGCATGCGGGGCAGACGCGGGGCCAGGCTTTTGCCCATGGATTGGGATATACCGCCGGGGTGGTCTTGAGCTTTCTCGCTTTGGCCGGCGCGCTTTTCGCCCTGCGCGCCCTCGGCGAGCGGATTGGCTGGGGTTTCCAGTTACAGAGCCCGGGCTTTGTCGTGGTGCTGACCCTCTTGTTTTTCCTCTTTGGTTTGAACCTGATGGGTGTTTTTGAGCTGGGCACGAGCCTGGTCGGAGCGGATACCAAAGTCTCCCAACGCAAGGATCTGGCCGGTTCATTCGGCATGGGGATTCTTGCCGCAGTGGTCGGCGCGCCCTGTATGGGGCCGATGGTCGCTTCGGTGAGCGGCATTGCGGTGCAGGCCAGTGTGCCGACCGGCCTCGCCATTTTCGGTACCATGGGCCTGGGCTTGGCTTCGCCCTTCCTGCTGCTCTCCATTTTTCCGAAGCTGGTCGCTTACTTGCCCAAGCCCGGGGTCTGGATGGAAACTTTCAAACAACTCATGGGCTTCCTGCTCATGGCGGCGGTCCTCTTCCTTGCCTGGGTGGCCGGTCGTTCCGGTGGGGTGGACGCCGTGCTGGTCCTTCTGATTATGATGCTGGCAGTGGGAGTGGCCGCATGGATCTATGGACGCTGGGGCGCTCCGCACCGAACCAAGCGATCGCAGCGGATCGCTCTGGGGAGTAGCATTGTCCTGGTCATCGGCTCGGCCAGCTGGGCGGTTCGTTCGGTCGGGGCCAGTTACGAGGCAAGCGCCGCGCATTCCGATGTGGCCACTGAGGATGGCATCTGGGGCGAGTGGTCCAAGGCGCGGGTTGAGGCCGAGCTGGCGGCCGGGAATCCGGTCTTTGTCGATTTTACCGCGACCTGGTGCCTGATTTGCCAAGTGAACAAGAAGGTGGCCCTGCATACCTCTGCGACCGAGGCGCTCTTCGAAGAGCGGGGAATTGTGGCCCTGGAGGCGGACTGGACCCGTTATGATGCGGCCATCACCGAGGAGCTGGAGCGTTACGGCCGTTCCGGGGTGCCGCTGTACCTCTTTCTGACACCGGACGGTGGAACCACTGTGCTTCCCCAAAGTCTGACAAATGGAATCATTCGGGATGCGGTGGAGAAGGCGCTGCCTGCCCAATGATCACGAAATCCTACCAAGTACAAAGCATAATGAAATACACACAAAAACTACTACTCGCAGGGTGGATGGCCCTGGGGGCGGCCTCCCTCGGCGCCGCAGTTGAAACCGGCAGTGCGGCTCCGGATTTTACCCTGACCGACACGGCCGGTGCGGAGCACAGCCTGTCTGATTTTAAGGGCAAGTTCGTGGTTCTTGAATGGACCAACCATCTCTGTCCTTTCGTCAAGAAGCACTACGGCGAAGGCGATATGCAGGCGCTGCAGCAGGAGATGACCGGCAAGGGGATCATCTGGCTGCAGATTGTCTCCTCCGCCGAGGGAAAGCAGGGGTATGTCACCCCGGAGGAAGGTGAGGCCTTGCGGCAGGAGAAGGGCATGCACTCGACCGCGATGTTGCTCGATGCCGGCGGCTTGGTGGGGCAGATGTATGATGCGCGCACGACACCGCACATGTACCTGATCGACCCTGAAGGCACCTTGGTGTACCAGGGTGCGATCGACAGCATCAAGTCGACCCGCAGCAGTGACATCGAGAAAGCCACCAACTATGTAAAGGAGGCTTACGAGAGTGTCCTGGCGGGGGAAGTGGTGGAAAACCCCAGTACCAGTCCTTACGGTTGTAGCGTGAAATACTAGGAGTTGAGCTCTTTCTTTCAAAAAGCCGGGCCGGTCGCCCGGCTTTTTTCTGCTTCATCTTCGATTAGCGGGAAAGAACTGGGTTGGACTTCGTGTCATAGCTTGCCTGAACCCCTCCGTCCCCGCTTTGCGTAGCCACCTCCCCTCGTTGAGAGGAGGAGCTTTAACTTTTATAGCTCCACTGAGTCACTCGCGATAATCCAAGCTCCTCCCCTGTCTGCAGGGGAGGGGGACCGCAGAGCGGTGGAGGGGTTGCAGGCGCATTGTCTCGCCACAGCCATGGACCTTCCGCTCAATCGACGATGAGCTTGAATAGCACGGACTTAATGAGGGGAATTGAATATTTGGGCCTATAGAGGCTTTGGACGGTAGTGGCTGCTTTAGCTGCCATATTATGTCCTGCAGGTGCGTCGACTTGCTGGCGACTGAAGTCGCCACTACGGATCATTGCCTTTAGTCCGTGCCATTCACGATGAGCTCTTTTATTGTCCGGCCGGGGTGGCGGCCACTTCCGGTGCTTTGTGCTTTTCATCCGGAAGGTTGGCGCTGAGCCAGTCGAAGAATGTCCGGGCGGAGGCCATGGAGGCTTCGATCGGATAGCCGCCGGCTGCCCGGACCATGGCGCTTTCCTCATGCTCGAAGGTACGCACCAGAACCTTGACCTCCGAGTTCTTCAGGTAGTCCAGGGTGAGTTGGGCATCCTGGCGCCGGCGCATCGAGCAGAGTACGACTTTTGCCTCCCGGGCATGGGCCAGGCGCAGCATGTGCTCGTCGGAGCCATCCCCCTGTATGCAGGGGATTTTCTGGGCAATGAGTTTACGGATCACCCCTGCGTCATCATCAAGGACCACGACTTCGAGGCCATGTTGTTTGAGGGTATGGACCGTACTTGGGCCCGCCCGGCCATAGCCCAGCAGCACCGCATGGCCGCTCATTTCACCGCAACGCGCTTCGCCCTTGCGGTAGCGCGGGTGCCAATGCATGAGGCTCCAGGCGATCTTCTCGCGGGAGAAAAACGGGGTCAATGTCATGGTCGTCACCGTGATGAAGGCGATCATGGAGAATAGTTCCGGGCTGATCTGACCGGATGCCAATCCGGTCAGGGCCAGCAGTAGGGAGAACTCGCTGGTCTGGGACAGGAGGATGCCGGTCTCGATTGAGGCCCGGGTGGTATAGCCAACGGCTTCCGCGACGATCGCGACGATTGTGACCGTGACAAGGACGAGCATCGCGATGAAGATCAGGCTATGTCCCAGCATTTGCGGGCTGGGTAGCGTGAGGAAGGCACCGATACAAATGAAGAAGAGTGCGAGGAAGAAGCCCGAGAGCGAACCGAGCATCCCGCGTACAAGGCCGTTCATGGGAAATGCGGAAAGGGCAAAGCCGGCAAAGAAGGCGCCGACAAGGAAGGGCAGTTCCAGTAGGTGGGCCATGCCGGAAAAGGCGAAGAGCATGCTGAGGGCGCCGAGCATGAGTTCTTCATCGTCGAGCTTGTGGCGACGTGTGACCCAGGGAACGAACCATTTGTGGACCCCGAGGGAAAAGATGCCGAGGGCGATCGCATTGGCGACGGAGTGGATACTTTCCAGCCAGCCCAGCGGTGCTTTGAGCAGCGCCACCATGATCAGGACGATGAAGATGTCTTGAAGCAGCAGCACGCCGAGGACGAGGCGCCCGAAAGGTTCGAACATCTGGCGCCGGGTTTGGAGGTGCCGGACCGCGACCAAGGTCGAGCTGGCGGAAAGTGCGCAGCCGACATAGAGCGCGGTTGTGAGCTCGTAGCCGAGCAGGAGCGCGGTGCAGACGCCCACAAATCCGAGCATGAAGAACTGTGTGACGGCCACGATCGTGACCGGCCTGAAGCGTCCGCGCATACGGCGGGGACTCAGTTCGGTTCCCGCAGTGAAGACCAGCATGGCGAGCCCGATTTCGATCACTTCGCTGAGGAGTTCGTCCGGAATGTCGAATTCGCTACGGTTGGCTAGGAAGCGGAGTCCGACACCGGAGAGCATGAGCAGGGGGATGGCGGGCAGGTGCAGGGCCTTGGACAGGCCGAAGGCAAGGGCGGCTGCGACCAGCAGGATGGCAAAGGCGGTCATGTCTGAATCAGCCCCTCCTTGGCCAGCACTTCGCGCTGTTCCACGACCCCGTCGAGGGCGGGCATGAGCAAATAGTCGGTATCGAGGTCGATCAGGTCATCGACGACGGAGACGTCAAAGGCATGGATGGCGCAGGGCACATCGGCCGATCGGCAACGGTAGGCCAGCAAGTGGTTGGTGTCCTCGATCTGCAGGGCGGAGATGACCAGGCGGGCTCTGCGAAGCCCGATTTCCTCGAGCAAGGATTCGTACTCCACATTGCCGATCATGGTTTCGGCGGGTTCCAGCCCTTCCAGTTTGAGCGGGTCGGTGTCGATGGCCAAGACCTGCTCGCCCCGCGCGCAGAGGCCCTTGACGATGGCACGGCCCATCGCATTCATGCCGACGACAATGACGTGTCCCTCGTGGTGCTTCGATTCCTCCGGGTCGGCCTCCTGCTTGGCTTTGAAATAGCGGAGCACTCCGGTGAAGCGGAAGGCTTTGTACAAGGGCTCGCTGTAGATGATGAGGTAGGAGGAAATCGCTATGGTGAAGATCCCGACAAAGCCGCCCAGCGCGACAATCTGGCTGCTGATGAGCCCACTGGCGGCCCCGAGAGCGAGTAGGATGAAGGCAAATTCGCTGACCTGTCCGGTGGCGACGCCGGCTTGGAAGGAGGTATACTCGCTGTATCGCAGCCGGCTGAGGATGGTGCCGACAATGATGGGCTTGAGGACGAGCACGAAGAGGCTGAGTATCAGGGCCGGTTTCCAGATCGAACTAAAGGCGCCGAGGTCCATTTTGATCCCCAGTGTGACCAGGAAGACCGCGATAAAAAAGGTCATGAGCGGGTGCAGGCGCCGGTGGAGGTCTTCGTGGATGGGCAATTGTGCGATGGCCAGGCCGGCCAGGAAGGCGCCGATTTCCAGGGAGAGGTGGAAGACGTGCGCCAGCAGGACGACGAGAAAGCACCAGCACAGTGCCCAGATGAAGACGGTATCGGGCGAGCGGGCGGCCCAGCGGAATGGGCGGGGGAGCAGGTATTTGGCGGCGAGGAGGGAGGCGATCAGGAGGACAGCCATCCCGCCGAAAGCGGTGCCCAGGCTTTTCAGGATCTCCATCATGTCGAATGATTCGCTACTGCCGCCCAAGCCGCTGAGAATCGTGAGGCCTAAGATGACCACGATGTCCTGGGCCAGGAAGAGGGCGATGGAGATACGGCCATAGAGCCGGTTGACCGTCCCTTTCTGGTCGAGCAGCTTGATCACCACTACCGTGCTACTGAAGGTGACGGTCGCTCCGATAAAAATGGAGGCCAGTGGTTCAAACCCAAGCAGGAGGGCCAGGCCAAAGCCACCGAGAGAGGTGATGATCACCTGCAAGCCCCCTAGCAGGAGAGCGACGCGGCCGAGGTCCTTCACTTTTTGGAGGCTGAGCTCAAGGCCGACGAGGAAGAGCAATAGGGCAATGCCGAGCTCGGAAATCAGCTCCAGCGAGTGGTCCAGTTCGACCAGGTGCAGGGTGGGCCCGAGGACCATGCCCGCGAAAATGTAGGCCACGATGGAGGGCATTTTGACCAGTTTACCCAGAAAGGCGAAGCCCGCTGCCGTAATGACTATATAGCCGAGTTGGAGCAGTAGTTGAAGGTCGGGCGGGTGCATTCGTGCTTGATCAAAACGGAGGCTCTTTCGTGTAGCAATAACCGTACGAAAGGATTGTTCATCTATGCCAAATAACAGGAGCGACGCTCATTTAAGTAAAGTAGGAAGCCAAGGTCTTTCGTTTAGATTTTGTCCTGCAGTTGCCCGCCGGATGCCGTCTTTCCCTGTAGCCGTTCCAATACTTCACCCAGCAGGTAGATCGAGCCGGTAACGAGAATGATGTCGCCGGGCGCTCCGAGCGTGCAGGATTGGGGCTGTGGAAATAGCTGGTCGACATTCGCGTATGTCACCGGAAGTGGACTTTCAGGGGGCAGGCAGCTGGCCAAATATTCGCGGGTACAGGCACGGGGTTGCGCCGGCTCCACGAGGTGTAAACTGCCCGCATAACGGGCGAGGACAGCCATCAGGCTGCGCCCGCGGTCCTCCCCGAGAGTCCCGGCAATGATGTGCGGCTTCTTCCCGGTCGTTTCGACGAGTCTTTGCAGGTTCGCTTCCAAGGCCTCGGCTCCTTCCGGATTATGGGTGGCGTCTAAAATAAGGGTGCGCTTGTCAAGTGAGAGGCGTTGCCAGCGTCCGGCCCATTCGATGGCACGGAGTGCCTGTTCCGATTTTGCCGGATCCAGCGGGAAGCGTTTCTCCAGCAAGCGGCTGGCGAGTGTTGCGACGGCCGCGTTCCAGCGCTGGTGTGCCCCTTCCAGATTGGTTTCGGGCAGGCTTTGTTCGTTGAAATACTCTGTTACCGTGTAGACCGGGCATGCGCGTTCTGCTGCGATGCTCTGGATCTCCGTGTCGGCTTCGGGGGGCAGGCGCCCCAGCACGACTGGGATTCCAGGCTTGAGAATGCCGGCTTTTTCGCGGGCGATCTTGTCCAGGCTGTCGCCCAGGATGTCGGTGTGGTCGAGACTGACGGAGGTGATGATAGTCAATGCCGGGTCGACCACATTGGTGGAATCGAGGCGTCCGCCGAGGCCGGTTTCAAGGATGCCGAGGTCCACCTCCGCCTCGGCGAAGCGGAGAAAGGCCATCGCGGTCATGAATTCGAAGAAGGACGGGCTGTCGTCGGGGTCGCGTGCGCCCAGTTCCTCTGCGACCGGCTTTAGCTGCTCGGTGTACCGAAGGATGGCCGCTTCGCTCAAAGCCTGGCGGTCCACCTGTACCCGCTCGCCCAAATGCAGCAGATGGGGGGAGGTGAACAAGCCGGTCCGGTAGCCGTTGGCCCGGTAGATGGCTTCGAGCATGGCGCAGACGGAGCCTTTGCCGTTGGTGCCGGCGACATGGAGGATGGGAAAACGCCGTTCTGGATGGCCGAGAGCCTCGACCAGACGGCGCATCCGTTCGATTCCGTATTTGGAACCACGGTTCCTCAGGGAGAAGAGGTACTCGCGGATTTGGGCGTAAGTGGACATTGCGGACCAGCGTGCCGGCCGTTGAATTTGCCCGCTTGAGCGACTAGGCCGTCTTGGCCGGTGCCGCGTTCTTGCCGAAAGCCTTGAGCAGGTGGATCAGGCGGTCGCGCATTTCACCGCGGGGGATGATCGTGTCGATCAGGCCGCGATCGAGCAGGAATTCCGAGGTCTGGAAGCCTTTCGGCAGATCCTGCTGAGTGGTTTCCTTGATCACCCGTGGACCGGCAAAGCCGATAAGCGCTTCCGGTTCGGCGATGATGACGTCGCCCAGCGAGGCGAAGCTCGCCATCACACCGGCCATGGTCGGGTTGGTCAGGATGGAAATATAAGGCAGGCCGGCTTCACTGAGGCGGGCCAATGCGGCGCTGGTCTTGGCCATTTGCATGAGGCTGAGGATGCCTTCCTGCATGCGGGCGCCACCGGAAGCGGAAACGATGATGACCGGGCACTTCATTTCGAGGCCACGCTCGATCGCGCGTGTCAGTTTTTCCCCGGCGGCGGAACCGAGACTCGCTGCCATGAAACGGAAATCCATCACCGCCAGGCTGACGGGCATGCCGCCCATGGTGCCGGTCCCGGAGATGACCGTATCCGTCTCCTTGGTCTTTGCCTGGCTGGCCTTGAGCTTTTCGCGATAGGAAGCGGTGGCGTTGAATTCCAATGGGTCGAGGGAGCTGACGCCCGCATCGTACTCGACGAAGCTACCTTCGTCCAACATGGAAGCGATACGGGTGCGGCCGTCGAGGGGGAAGTGGTACCCGCTGCTTGGGACCACCATAAGGTTTTCCTTCAGGACCCGGTTATAGATGATTTCCCCGGTCTTCGGGCATTTCGTCCAAAGATCCTTGGGGATATCTTTCTTTTTAACGGTGACCGTCGAATACTGAGGTTTTCCGAAAAGAGCCATGATGTGTGCTTGGAAAGTTGAAGGTTGGAAAGTGAAAGCTGAGTCTAGCCGTGGCCGATGGTGAGGACTTTGATGCGTCGGGCGCCGGCTTGTCGAAGGACGCTGGCGCAGGCATTGAGCGTGGCACCGGTTGTAAAGACGTCGTCGATGAGGATGTAGTGAGTTTCAGGAATTAGAACCGCATCGGGCTTCAAAGCAAAGGCATTTTTTACGTTCCTGTGACGCTCATTCCGGGCCAACCGGGTCTGAGTCCCTGTAAACTGGATGCGTTCGAGCAGGGATTCGACCCGGGTTGTGCCGCCTGCCCGGGCGGCGAGGGTATGGGCAATCCGCTCCCCTTGATTGAACCCTCTTTCCCTTTCCTTCGCGGGGTGCAAGGGCACCGGCACGAGGCAGGCGTCCTTAAAATAATCGAGATAGCCGGGGACCTGCTCCGTGAGGCGTATAAGGTCCGATAGTACGTAGAAGCCTTGGTGGTACTTGAGCTCGTGGATCAGGCTGCGGCCCGGTCCTTTGGCCAGGAACAAGGTCTTTCCCTCGTCGAATACCGGCGCCAGTTCCGCACAATGGGGACAGGTTTTGGGGCCTGCCAGCTGGCCGAAGAAGGGATAGCCACAGGTGCTGCAGGCGGGCGGGACGGCCAGGAACAATTCCCGGCTGCAGCGACGGCAGAGGAACTGGAGGGGCGAGTCCTCGATCGCTTCCGAGCAATGGACGCAGCTGCGGGGAAAGACGAGGTCGGCCGCGGCATGGAAAATCTGCTTGAGCCGTCCGTTCATTGGGGCTGTGTCGGTGAGGCGGTGCTTATGACTTGGCCGATTTTATCTTACTGAATATCAGGTAGGCGCAGGCGATGCCGACCACAAGCAGGGAAATGGCGAGGATAGGTCTGAAGACAATCCAGGCCACCGCAATGGTGACCAAGCCGACGAGCCCGGCCAGCAGGAGCGCGATCAAGCCTGTGCCGGCTTCGACCAGATTGCCGATGAAGGGCACGACATCCGCCATGACCGAAATCGGGGCCAGTATCATGTTAAAGCCGATGAACAGGATCACGAGGCCGACGCCGCGTAAGACCCAAGTCAGGAACTTGTTGCTGTCCTGGGCAATCTGGATCATGGCCGGAGCGGAGACGAGTCCGGTTTCGAGCAAGTGGAT is a genomic window containing:
- a CDS encoding bifunctional folylpolyglutamate synthase/dihydrofolate synthase; this encodes MSTYAQIREYLFSLRNRGSKYGIERMRRLVEALGHPERRFPILHVAGTNGKGSVCAMLEAIYRANGYRTGLFTSPHLLHLGERVQVDRQALSEAAILRYTEQLKPVAEELGARDPDDSPSFFEFMTAMAFLRFAEAEVDLGILETGLGGRLDSTNVVDPALTIITSVSLDHTDILGDSLDKIAREKAGILKPGIPVVLGRLPPEADTEIQSIAAERACPVYTVTEYFNEQSLPETNLEGAHQRWNAAVATLASRLLEKRFPLDPAKSEQALRAIEWAGRWQRLSLDKRTLILDATHNPEGAEALEANLQRLVETTGKKPHIIAGTLGEDRGRSLMAVLARYAGSLHLVEPAQPRACTREYLASCLPPESPLPVTYANVDQLFPQPQSCTLGAPGDIILVTGSIYLLGEVLERLQGKTASGGQLQDKI
- the accD gene encoding acetyl-CoA carboxylase, carboxyltransferase subunit beta; translated protein: MALFGKPQYSTVTVKKKDIPKDLWTKCPKTGEIIYNRVLKENLMVVPSSGYHFPLDGRTRIASMLDEGSFVEYDAGVSSLDPLEFNATASYREKLKASQAKTKETDTVISGTGTMGGMPVSLAVMDFRFMAASLGSAAGEKLTRAIERGLEMKCPVIIVSASGGARMQEGILSLMQMAKTSAALARLSEAGLPYISILTNPTMAGVMASFASLGDVIIAEPEALIGFAGPRVIKETTQQDLPKGFQTSEFLLDRGLIDTIIPRGEMRDRLIHLLKAFGKNAAPAKTA
- a CDS encoding ComF family protein, yielding MNGRLKQIFHAAADLVFPRSCVHCSEAIEDSPLQFLCRRCSRELFLAVPPACSTCGYPFFGQLAGPKTCPHCAELAPVFDEGKTLFLAKGPGRSLIHELKYHQGFYVLSDLIRLTEQVPGYLDYFKDACLVPVPLHPAKERERGFNQGERIAHTLAARAGGTTRVESLLERIQFTGTQTRLARNERHRNVKNAFALKPDAVLIPETHYILIDDVFTTGATLNACASVLRQAGARRIKVLTIGHG
- a CDS encoding cation:proton antiporter, whose translation is MHPPDLQLLLQLGYIVITAAGFAFLGKLVKMPSIVAYIFAGMVLGPTLHLVELDHSLELISELGIALLLFLVGLELSLQKVKDLGRVALLLGGLQVIITSLGGFGLALLLGFEPLASIFIGATVTFSSTVVVIKLLDQKGTVNRLYGRISIALFLAQDIVVILGLTILSGLGGSSESFDMMEILKSLGTAFGGMAVLLIASLLAAKYLLPRPFRWAARSPDTVFIWALCWCFLVVLLAHVFHLSLEIGAFLAGLAIAQLPIHEDLHRRLHPLMTFFIAVFLVTLGIKMDLGAFSSIWKPALILSLFVLVLKPIIVGTILSRLRYSEYTSFQAGVATGQVSEFAFILLALGAASGLISSQIVALGGFVGIFTIAISSYLIIYSEPLYKAFRFTGVLRYFKAKQEADPEESKHHEGHVIVVGMNAMGRAIVKGLCARGEQVLAIDTDPLKLEGLEPAETMIGNVEYESLLEEIGLRRARLVISALQIEDTNHLLAYRCRSADVPCAIHAFDVSVVDDLIDLDTDYLLMPALDGVVEQREVLAKEGLIQT